In Choloepus didactylus isolate mChoDid1 chromosome 18, mChoDid1.pri, whole genome shotgun sequence, a single genomic region encodes these proteins:
- the KRTAP29-1 gene encoding LOW QUALITY PROTEIN: keratin-associated protein 29-1 (The sequence of the model RefSeq protein was modified relative to this genomic sequence to represent the inferred CDS: inserted 2 bases in 1 codon) → MHVRHDPGQGVDLCGKLKLIGGVLSFQLASKVSTSTVAGSCCPGNVTAMPAVSTISICPNGSSFQNAIXLPSSCQRRTWQLVTCQENCQLTSSFPSGCEPASCLSTCRPASSFVGFVCKPICSLTACYESGTDQSSCLVGSCQPSCSESISCQAKGCDASPCRASSCQEAVCVSRSCQEACGTSACSDTRSCQPSCSEVTSCPETSCQPTICVSSPCQPICCSAGSCPPINCEGQPCQSTYYQPICYIFKPCQSVPCMPVACQPSTFAFNSCNSTYYVPSPCQPPHCQPASSISFICQPVAFCQPPCSVKNSCKSASCGTVLSSQPTCGESTSSNPSGCKSPSCQPACCVTGLDKSSSGGSKCFQPTSSSFCKESNNLPTSCQPGHESSFCKTTLR, encoded by the exons ATGCATGTCCGGCATGACCCAGGCCAGGGAGTGGACCTATGTGGGAAGCTGAAGCTGATTGGTG GTGTACTGAGTTTTCAACTTGCCAGCAAGGTTAGCACCAGCACCGTGGCAGGCAGCTGTTGTCCTGGAAATGTCACGGCCATGCCAGCTGTGTCCACCATCTCCATATGCCCAAATGGTAGCAGCTTCCAAAATGCTAT TTTGCCCAGTTCCTGCCAGAGAAGAACATGGCAACTGGTCACTTGTCAAGAAAACTGCCAGCTGACCAGCAGTTTCCCAAGTGGCTGTGAGCCTGCTTCTTGCCTATCTACCTGTCGTCCAGCAAGTTCTTTTGTGGGTTTTGTCTGCAAACCCATTTGCTCCCTCACAGCTTGCTATGAATCTGGCACTGATCAGTCTTCTTGTCTGGTTGGCTCATGCCAGCCATCCTGCTCAGAGTCCATCAGTTGTCAGGCAAAGGGCTGTGATGCCAGCCCCTGCCGGGCAAGCTCCTGCCAGGAAGCTGTCTGTGTATCCAGATCATGCCAGGAAGCTTGTGGAACATCAGCCTGCAGTGACACTAGATCCTGCCAACCATCCTGTTCCGAGGTAACTTCCTGTCCTGAAACTTCTTGCCAACCAACCATCTGTGTGTCTAGCCCATGCCAACCAATTTGCTGTTCAGCAGGTTCATGTCCACCCATTAATTGTGAAGGCCAGCCCTGCCAATCAACTTATTACCAACCCATCTGCTACATTTTCAAGCCTTGCCAATCAGTTCCTTGCATGCCTGTTGCCTGCCAGCCATCAACTTTTGCGTTTAATTCTTGCAATTCTACTTACTATGTGCCCTCTCCTTGCCAGCCACCTCACTGCCAACCAGCCTCTTCCATATCCTTCATCTGCCAGCCAGTGGCTTTCTGCCAGCCCCCTTGTTCTGTAAAGAACTCTTGCAAATCAGCTTCCTGTGGCACAGTGCTTTCTAGCCAACCAACTTGTGGTGAGTCCACTTCCTCCAACCCAAGTGGCTGCAAATCACCATCCTGCCAACCAGCTTGCTGTGTGACAGGCTTAGACAAATCATCCAGTGGTGGCTCTAAGTGCTTCCAACCAACTTCCTCaagtttctgcaaagaaagcaaCAATTTACCTACTTCCTGCCAGCCTGGCCACGAATCCAGCTTCTGTAAGACAACACTTCGTTGA
- the LOC119514587 gene encoding keratin-associated protein 16-1, protein MPGNCCSRKCPSVPAISLCSTEVSTGGPVSLPSSCRSQTWQLVTCQDSCQSSSCGSQCCQPSCSMSSCAQPVCCKALICEPSCSVSSCAQPVCCEATICEPSCSVSSCAQPVCCEALICEPSCSVSNCAQPVCCGATICEPSCSVSSCAQPVCCGATICEPSLCCDATSCQPVLCVPTSCQPVVCEASCCPAVCTVPSSCQPVVCEPACCQPVCPTPSCCPSVCSMTNSSQAVCCDPNPCEPSCSEPSICQPATCMALICEPICLRPVCCVASPCETPCSSSTCQEPSCVSSICQPICSEPSPCSQNVCAPSPCQPTCYVVKRCQSICCEPVSCTSTSCLPLCSRPGSSASVICKPTCSRPTFYIPSSRKQPCSTSISYRPICRPICSGPITYRQPYLTSISYRPACYRPCYSILRRPAYVTSVSYRPFCSHMPCAETDSCKRVCKKSTSSQPDCADSTACKSAVSEMSPCQPAAAKPTSPTTCEAVASQPTASKPTASKPADC, encoded by the exons ATGCCTGGCAACTGCTGTTCTAGGAAATGCCCCTCCGTGCCAGCCATCTCTCTCTGCTCCACCGAGGTGAGCACTGGAGGGCCTGTCTCTTTGCCCAGTTCCTGCCGGAGCCAGACATGGCAACTAGTCACTTGTCAAGATAGCTGTCAATCATCTAGCTGTGGCTCACAATGCTGTCAACCCTCCTGTTCCATGAGCAGCTGTGCCCAACCTGTGTGCTGTAAGGCCCTGATCTGTGAACCCTCCTGTTCCGTGAGTAGCTGTGCCCAACCTGTGTGTTGTGAGGCTACCATCTGTGAGCCCTCCTGTTCCGTGAGTAGCTGTGCCCAACCTGTGTGTTGTGAGGCCCTGATCTGTGAACCCTCCTGTTCCGTGAGTAACTGTGCCCAACCTGTGTGTTGTGGGGCTACCATCTGTGAGCCCTCCTGTTCCGTGAGTAGCTGTGCCCAACCCGTGTGTTGTGGGGCTACCATCTGTGAGCCCTCCT TGTGCTGTGATGCCACTTCCTGCCAACCGGTTCTCTGTGTGCCCACTTCCTGCCAGCCGGTTGTCTGTGAAGCCAGCTGCTGCCCAGCTGTCTGCACTGTGCCTAGTTCCTGCCAACCAGTGGTCTGTGAACCAGCTTGCTGTCAGCCAGTGTGCCCAACGCCTAGCTGCTGTCCATCCGTCTGCTCTATGACCAATAGCTCCCAGGCTGTCTGCTGTGACCCCAATCCTTGTGAGCCTTCTTGCTCAGAGCCTAGCATCTGCCAGCCAGCTACCTGCATGGCTCTCATCTGTGAGCCCATTTGCCTCCGCCCTGTCTGCTGTGTTGCAAGCCCTTGTGAGACACCTTGCAGCTCCAGCACTTGCCAAGAACCCTCTTGTGTTTCCAGTATCTGCCAACCCATCTGCTCTGAGCCCAGCCCCTGCTCACAAAATGTCTGTGCACCCAGTCCATGCCAACCCACCTGCTATGTAGTCAAGCGCTGTCAGTCCATCTGCTGTGAGCCTGTTTCCTGCACATCTACTTCCTGCCTACCTCTCTGCTCCCGTCCAGGATCTTCAGCATCTGTCATCTGCAAACCAACTTGCTCTCGGCCCACTTTCTACATCCCTAGTTCCCGCAAACAGCCTTGCAGTACTTCAATTTCCTACCGTCCGATTTGCCGCCCAATCTGCTCTGGACCCATCACCTACAGGCAGCCGTACCTGACATCCATCTCCTACCGCCCTGCTTGCTACCGCCCCTGTTACTCCATCCTGCGCCGTCCAGCCTACGTCACGTCTGTCTCCTACCGCCCTTTCTGCTCCCATATGCCTTGTGCTGAGACTGACTCCTGTAAACGGGTTTGCAAGAAATCCACTTCCAGCCAACCAGATTGTGCTGACTCAACTGCCTGCAAGTCGGCGGTCTCAGAGATGAGTCCCTGCCAGCCCGCTGCTGCCAAACCTACCAGCCCAACCACCTGTGAGGCTGTGGCCAGCCAGCCCACTGCCAGCAAGCCTACTGCCAGCAAGCCTGCTGACTGCTGA
- the LOC119513261 gene encoding keratin-associated protein 17-1 translates to MGCCPGDCFTCCPQDQDCCEVCCCQPACCDCCGCCGSGCGSGCGSGCGGSGCCGSCCGSGCGGCGGCGGCGGCGGGCCGSCCGSSCCGPSGCCGPVCCQPPPVCETK, encoded by the coding sequence ATGGGGTGCTGCCCGGGGGACTGCTTCACCTGCTGCCCTCAGGATCAAGACTGCTGTGAGGTGTGCTGCTGCCAGCCCGCTTGCTGCGACTGCTGCGGCTGCTGCGGCTCTGGCTGCGGCTCCGGCTGCGGCTCCGGTTGCGGAGGCTCTGGCTGCTGTGGGTCTTGCTGTGGATCTGGCTGCGGGGGCTGCGGGGGCTGTGGGGGCTGCGGGGGCTGCGGAGGTGGCTGCTGTGGCAGCTGCTGCGGATCCAGTTGCTGTGGCCCCAGTGGGTGCTGCGGCCCTGTCTGCTGCCAACCCCCGCCTGTGTGCGAAACGAAATGA